The Prochlorococcus sp. MIT 1300 genome has a window encoding:
- a CDS encoding SLC13 family permease, protein MFDLIDFYQSPYAAQVLTLAVLGLAIVLFVSGVIAPELTGLLSVGLLIGTGVLTPAEGLAGFGSPALITLMGLFAVSAALFRSGALDRLRELIASDSISSPRRLIALLGFVVAPVSGVVPNTPMVASLLPVIEAWCNRRRISPSRVLLPLSFATVLGGTLTLLGSSVNLLVSDISQQLGEAPLELFSFTSIGIPIWLVGATYLLFAPQSLLPDRGRDSNDLGGRRDQIGYFTEVTIPADSHLVGHSLHNSRLQRRFDVDVLELQRGKERLLPPLADRRLEPGDRLLLRVTRADLLRLQQEHTVQLASHDRDKFTNFSLSDDIDESQKTVEVLLPAGSTLAGASLRELRFRQRHNATVLALRRGQQTVQERLGQAVLREGDVLLLQAPMDSIRGLQASNDLLVLDQLENDLPTVRRKPLAISIALAMLAVPTLTPLPLVAAVLLAVVAMVAGGCLPPGEVQRSIRLDVILLLGSLTSFSVAMQKTALSDALAESLNGLNSWPTYTALLMIFLATTLCTQVISNAASVALLVPVAIQLAPGLNLPTQALLLTVLFGASQSFLTPMGYQTNLMVFGPGRYSFLDVTRYGAGLTVLMTLMIPALILWRYASS, encoded by the coding sequence ATGTTTGACCTAATTGATTTTTACCAAAGTCCATATGCTGCTCAGGTTTTAACGCTTGCTGTTCTTGGTCTTGCAATTGTTCTTTTTGTTAGTGGAGTAATAGCGCCAGAGCTCACGGGTCTCTTAAGTGTGGGTTTATTAATAGGAACTGGGGTTCTTACACCTGCTGAGGGTTTGGCAGGGTTTGGTAGTCCTGCGTTAATTACTTTGATGGGACTTTTTGCAGTGTCGGCTGCCTTGTTTCGTAGTGGTGCGTTGGATCGCTTACGTGAATTAATTGCATCGGATAGTATTTCTTCCCCAAGACGTTTGATTGCTCTTCTTGGGTTTGTGGTGGCTCCAGTGTCAGGAGTTGTACCTAATACACCAATGGTTGCATCCTTGCTACCGGTCATAGAAGCCTGGTGCAATAGACGGAGGATATCGCCTTCAAGAGTACTTCTACCTTTGTCATTTGCGACCGTACTTGGTGGCACACTCACGCTGCTTGGTAGTTCGGTGAATTTGTTAGTGAGTGATATCAGCCAGCAGTTGGGCGAAGCTCCCCTAGAGCTATTTAGCTTTACATCAATTGGTATCCCAATTTGGTTGGTTGGAGCGACTTATCTTTTGTTTGCACCGCAGTCTCTTTTGCCTGATAGAGGTAGAGATAGTAATGACTTAGGAGGCCGTAGAGATCAGATTGGCTACTTCACGGAGGTGACAATACCTGCCGACTCTCATCTAGTAGGGCATTCATTGCACAACAGTCGTTTACAGCGTCGTTTTGACGTAGATGTCCTTGAACTTCAACGAGGAAAAGAGAGACTCCTTCCTCCACTTGCAGATCGCAGATTAGAGCCTGGAGATCGTTTGTTGTTACGTGTCACTCGTGCAGATCTTCTAAGACTTCAGCAAGAACATACGGTGCAGCTTGCCAGTCATGATCGAGATAAGTTCACAAATTTTTCTTTGTCGGATGATATTGACGAGAGCCAGAAAACAGTAGAAGTACTTCTACCTGCAGGCTCGACCTTGGCAGGGGCTAGCCTGCGCGAGCTGCGCTTTAGACAACGTCATAACGCGACAGTCCTTGCTCTTCGCAGGGGTCAGCAGACCGTTCAAGAAAGATTGGGTCAGGCTGTATTGCGCGAAGGCGATGTTTTGCTGCTACAAGCGCCTATGGATTCGATTCGTGGTCTGCAGGCCAGCAACGATCTTTTGGTACTGGATCAGTTAGAAAATGACCTTCCTACTGTTCGTCGCAAACCTCTCGCTATTTCCATTGCCTTGGCAATGTTGGCGGTGCCCACTCTGACCCCTTTGCCTCTAGTCGCTGCAGTTTTACTTGCGGTTGTAGCGATGGTTGCTGGGGGTTGTCTTCCGCCTGGAGAAGTTCAACGTTCCATTCGTCTTGATGTAATTCTCTTATTAGGTTCCCTTACAAGCTTTAGCGTTGCCATGCAAAAAACAGCTCTATCAGATGCATTGGCAGAGAGTTTGAATGGTTTGAATAGTTGGCCAACTTATACTGCTTTGTTAATGATTTTTTTGGCTACAACTTTATGTACCCAAGTAATTAGTAACGCTGCATCAGTTGCATTATTAGTTCCTGTTGCCATCCAGCTGGCACCAGGATTGAACTTGCCTACACAGGCACTTTTGCTAACTGTTTTATTTGGGGCTAGCCAATCATTTTTAACCCCTATGGGCTATCAAACTAATTTGATGGTTTTTGGCCCAGGGCGTTATAGCTTTTTAGATGTGACTCGTTATGGGGCAGGCTTGACTGTTTTGATGACTCTAATGATCCCTGCTTTGATACTTTGGAGATATGCAAGTTCCTAG
- a CDS encoding 4'-phosphopantetheinyl transferase family protein — protein sequence MPEKLIKRSVLALWLFPKVEQLLPISSAEEQLANELPTKRAQQFRVSRGYLRDAMADLWQIDALTVPIYAPPGQPPLLEKGWGHISMSHCQDAFLVGWSHKKIGIDIERTDRKIKNTQLINRYFSKSEQRSILHLQDEEINRFVLRHWITKEACIKWQRSSIAKDFSNWDWGKDSDTAKHKLDKHHLRIHHLTHHKWNMAIAYSIKERMQGPMLCVSSN from the coding sequence ATGCCCGAGAAACTAATTAAAAGAAGCGTACTGGCATTGTGGTTATTTCCAAAGGTTGAACAGCTTTTGCCCATCAGTTCCGCAGAAGAGCAACTCGCCAATGAGCTCCCTACCAAGCGAGCACAACAATTCAGAGTCTCCCGCGGATATCTACGAGATGCCATGGCTGATCTTTGGCAAATTGACGCTCTTACGGTTCCCATCTATGCCCCACCAGGGCAACCACCTTTACTAGAGAAAGGATGGGGGCATATCAGCATGAGTCATTGCCAAGATGCTTTTTTGGTTGGCTGGTCACATAAGAAGATAGGAATAGATATAGAGCGAACAGACAGAAAAATCAAAAATACACAACTTATTAATAGATATTTCTCAAAAAGTGAGCAAAGATCAATTCTTCATCTACAAGATGAAGAGATCAATCGTTTTGTATTAAGGCATTGGATCACAAAAGAAGCATGCATTAAATGGCAAAGGAGTTCAATTGCTAAGGACTTCTCAAATTGGGATTGGGGGAAAGACTCTGACACCGCCAAACACAAGCTAGACAAGCATCATCTCAGAATTCATCACCTCACTCATCACAAATGGAATATGGCAATTGCATATTCAATCAAAGAAAGAATGCAGGGGCCAATGCTTTGCGTGAGTTCAAATTAA
- a CDS encoding NAD(P)/FAD-dependent oxidoreductase — protein sequence MGIKSSKNRPVVVVGGGFGGLTVALALSRCRPRPPIILIEPRQRFVFLPLLYELLSGELKQWEVAPKFSSLLVDQGIALLEDKVEAIDSVSKTVETSSGVRVSYHQLVLATGAQSSDFGVNGVRENAFMFYGLDDIQPLRLRIRELKQQADSSQAVVVVGAGPTGVELACKLVDLLKGAAEVHLVELGDRVLPHAKAFNQEQAERAINQRGITVHLRTRVISVTSSLVELKSEQPEQSSISSLMHRGVIWTAGNSPVIPFFKDEVALKGSRLPINSYFQVLGFEDIFALGDVSYNEEHCCPSTAQVALQQGEALAQILMAMRLGHEPEAFEYKDFGEMLSLGMGEATITGMGMTIAGPLAYQLRRMTYLTRLPRISLGLRSAGAWLLGN from the coding sequence ATGGGAATTAAATCATCAAAAAACAGGCCAGTAGTTGTTGTAGGGGGTGGTTTCGGTGGGCTGACAGTTGCACTTGCACTTAGTCGCTGCCGACCTCGCCCTCCAATAATTTTGATTGAGCCACGTCAACGATTTGTTTTTTTACCATTGTTGTATGAACTGTTAAGTGGTGAGCTTAAACAGTGGGAGGTGGCTCCCAAGTTTTCTTCATTGTTAGTTGATCAAGGTATAGCTTTGTTGGAAGACAAGGTAGAAGCGATTGATAGTGTTTCGAAAACAGTAGAAACAAGTAGTGGAGTAAGGGTTAGCTATCACCAGCTTGTATTGGCTACTGGAGCACAATCTAGTGATTTTGGAGTGAATGGAGTTCGTGAAAATGCCTTTATGTTTTATGGTCTGGATGATATTCAGCCGTTGCGTCTCAGAATTCGTGAGCTTAAGCAGCAAGCGGATTCTTCTCAGGCCGTCGTAGTTGTTGGAGCAGGACCTACTGGGGTTGAATTAGCATGCAAATTGGTAGATCTTCTTAAGGGTGCTGCAGAGGTTCATCTTGTAGAGCTTGGCGATAGGGTTTTGCCACATGCAAAGGCCTTTAATCAAGAACAAGCAGAGCGGGCAATCAATCAGCGTGGTATTACCGTTCACCTGCGTACAAGAGTTATATCGGTTACTTCTAGCTTGGTGGAATTAAAAAGTGAACAACCAGAACAATCTTCTATTTCTTCTTTGATGCATCGTGGTGTTATTTGGACGGCTGGGAATAGTCCGGTTATTCCTTTTTTCAAAGATGAGGTTGCTTTGAAAGGTTCTCGTTTGCCCATTAATTCATATTTTCAGGTATTGGGTTTTGAGGATATTTTTGCTTTGGGTGACGTTTCATATAACGAAGAGCATTGTTGTCCTTCTACCGCGCAGGTGGCTTTACAGCAGGGAGAAGCACTTGCGCAAATCCTGATGGCAATGCGCTTAGGTCATGAACCTGAGGCATTTGAATATAAGGACTTTGGGGAAATGCTTAGTTTGGGCATGGGTGAAGCAACGATTACAGGCATGGGCATGACGATTGCTGGGCCTCTTGCTTATCAACTTCGTCGGATGACCTACCTCACAAGGTTGCCTAGGATTTCGTTGGGGTTGCGTTCGGCAGGTGCTTGGTTGCTGGGTAACTAA
- a CDS encoding AAA family ATPase produces the protein MDEDLFSYNIKKQLQSNAPLADRMRPKTLEEFVGQGAILAEGRLLRRAIAADRVGNLLLHGPPGVGKTTLARIIAGHTRSHFASLNAVLAGVKDLREEVTLAQQRLERNRLRTILFIDEVHRFNSAQQDALLPWVENGTLTLIGATTENPYFEVNKALLSRSRLFRLQSLETSDLHRLLLRAITDRDSGYGCREIEVTDSAANHLIDVANGDARILLNALELAVESTAPNERGLIYIDLSIAEESIQERAILYDKQGDAHFDTISAFIKSLRGSDADAAMFWLARMVEAGENPRFIFRRMLIAAAEDVGLADPQAVVVVEACASAFERIGLPEGLYLLTEAALYLACAEKSNSAQGFFEALCTVRNAQKQDVPIHLKDGNRDREAFGHGVGYKYPHAFQEHWVAQQYLPDALQGEVYWKPGGSGWEGLRRSKMLERRAAQFAASALSVQEHPFLLSSSPGIPHMERWLRRQLSLNGERLHYLRQRLWAKVSWKRSDRVLVFGEGTALWSLDPLREVPEGGVMIVCRGEEEKTRLSAQFDLLDSVLQPQILTGIDDLSDIPKEHKFEWVGGRLTYQDLNNFDVDQAWSAISRRCLDKSGLRVLLSYPTIGIAMGLLELTKKIELDPGSRDLILRLSKHEEAWLKSCMKREVFLGKLKYLGWNIINIEEWQEDLSLEIDGYLEKRWLDCNEAYRKSLDKDLLSSEIEILRGVVRGLYGSRLPQKLTHQLILGSMA, from the coding sequence TTGGACGAAGATCTTTTCTCTTATAATATAAAAAAACAACTGCAAAGTAACGCTCCACTTGCCGATCGAATGAGACCAAAAACTCTTGAGGAGTTTGTTGGTCAAGGAGCCATATTGGCTGAAGGAAGGCTTCTTCGTAGGGCGATAGCTGCCGATCGTGTTGGTAATTTGTTACTACATGGACCGCCAGGTGTAGGAAAGACAACTTTGGCGAGAATTATTGCTGGTCATACTCGCTCTCATTTTGCAAGCTTGAATGCTGTTTTGGCAGGCGTAAAGGATTTACGCGAAGAAGTAACGTTGGCTCAGCAACGTTTAGAACGTAATCGGTTGAGAACTATTTTATTTATAGATGAGGTTCATAGATTTAATTCTGCACAGCAAGATGCTTTACTACCTTGGGTTGAAAATGGGACCCTTACACTCATAGGAGCAACTACAGAAAATCCTTACTTTGAAGTCAATAAGGCTTTGTTGAGTAGGTCCAGGCTATTTAGGCTTCAAAGTCTAGAAACTAGTGATTTGCATCGGCTTTTACTACGTGCAATTACTGATAGGGATTCAGGATATGGTTGCCGAGAAATAGAAGTTACTGATTCTGCAGCCAATCATTTGATTGATGTTGCTAATGGTGATGCAAGAATTTTGTTAAATGCTTTGGAATTAGCTGTTGAGAGCACCGCTCCTAATGAGAGAGGGTTGATATATATAGATCTTTCAATAGCTGAAGAATCTATTCAAGAGCGTGCAATCTTGTATGACAAACAAGGAGATGCACATTTCGATACTATTAGTGCATTTATTAAGTCCCTTAGAGGCTCCGATGCTGATGCGGCTATGTTTTGGTTGGCTCGCATGGTTGAAGCAGGAGAGAACCCTCGCTTCATTTTCCGTCGCATGCTAATTGCAGCCGCAGAAGATGTTGGATTGGCTGACCCTCAAGCAGTTGTTGTAGTCGAAGCTTGTGCAAGTGCTTTTGAACGAATTGGATTGCCAGAGGGTCTTTATTTATTAACGGAGGCAGCGCTGTATTTGGCTTGTGCAGAGAAAAGTAATAGTGCCCAGGGCTTTTTTGAAGCTTTGTGTACAGTGCGAAATGCCCAAAAACAAGATGTCCCAATACATCTAAAGGATGGGAATCGAGATCGAGAAGCCTTTGGTCATGGGGTTGGTTATAAATATCCTCATGCTTTTCAGGAACATTGGGTTGCACAACAATATTTACCAGATGCCCTTCAAGGAGAGGTTTATTGGAAGCCTGGTGGAAGCGGATGGGAAGGACTTCGTCGTTCAAAGATGCTTGAACGAAGGGCAGCTCAATTTGCGGCCTCAGCGTTATCAGTTCAAGAACATCCTTTCCTCTTAAGTAGTAGCCCTGGGATTCCCCATATGGAGAGATGGTTACGACGTCAACTCAGCTTGAATGGAGAAAGACTGCATTATCTTCGACAACGCTTATGGGCAAAAGTATCTTGGAAAAGATCAGATAGAGTTTTAGTTTTTGGTGAAGGAACTGCTCTTTGGTCTCTTGACCCATTAAGAGAGGTGCCAGAGGGAGGCGTAATGATTGTTTGTAGGGGGGAAGAAGAAAAGACACGTTTAAGTGCCCAATTTGACTTATTAGATTCTGTTCTCCAGCCGCAGATATTGACTGGTATTGACGACCTGTCAGATATTCCTAAGGAACATAAATTTGAATGGGTTGGAGGACGCTTGACTTATCAAGACCTTAATAATTTTGATGTCGATCAGGCTTGGTCGGCTATTAGTAGAAGATGCTTGGACAAGTCAGGCTTGAGAGTCCTTTTGAGTTATCCAACTATTGGAATAGCAATGGGTTTATTAGAATTAACTAAAAAAATTGAATTAGATCCAGGGTCTAGGGATTTAATATTAAGGCTATCCAAGCATGAAGAGGCTTGGTTAAAATCTTGTATGAAAAGGGAGGTTTTTCTTGGTAAATTAAAATACTTAGGTTGGAATATAATAAATATCGAAGAATGGCAGGAAGATCTTTCTTTGGAAATAGATGGATATTTAGAAAAGAGATGGCTTGATTGTAATGAGGCTTATCGCAAATCTCTAGATAAAGATTTACTGTCTTCCGAAATTGAAATCTTGCGGGGAGTTGTTCGTGGTTTATATGGGAGTAGACTTCCTCAAAAATTAACTCATCAATTGATCTTGGGATCTATGGCTTAG
- the bcp gene encoding thioredoxin-dependent thiol peroxidase, whose protein sequence is MNLQVGDLAPDFTLPDQDENLVKLSSLLGQRVVIYFYPKDDTPGCTKEACNFRDRWELFDANGIQVLGISKDAAASHTKFINKHRLPLTLLTDEEPCPVASSYESYGLKKFMGREYMGMMRHTFVVDVQGKIEVIYRKVKAEIMANQILSDLGIE, encoded by the coding sequence ATGAACCTTCAAGTAGGAGACCTGGCACCGGATTTCACGCTTCCTGATCAGGATGAAAATTTGGTGAAGCTTTCATCTTTATTGGGACAAAGGGTCGTGATCTATTTTTATCCAAAGGATGACACGCCGGGATGTACTAAAGAAGCATGTAATTTTCGTGACCGTTGGGAATTGTTTGATGCTAATGGCATACAGGTTCTTGGAATTAGTAAAGATGCAGCTGCCTCTCATACAAAGTTTATAAACAAGCATCGACTACCATTGACTTTGTTAACCGATGAGGAGCCATGCCCTGTTGCTAGCTCTTATGAAAGTTATGGCTTGAAGAAATTTATGGGGCGCGAATATATGGGGATGATGCGACATACTTTTGTGGTTGATGTACAAGGAAAAATTGAGGTGATTTATAGAAAGGTCAAAGCAGAAATCATGGCCAATCAAATTCTTTCAGACTTAGGTATTGAATAA
- a CDS encoding type III pantothenate kinase, which yields MIGNSRWHWAELRDGQWAYQHKEPNPTKLKSFNFSTLTWAAVGVIPNNINLPIRNKLAITDVPLKELPSWIGIDRALASWGALIRAKSLKTTFTGLLVADAGTVLSITRITQDGSFLGGQLAAGFRLQLKAMSTGTVQLNDPGNGIIMDNPFPSKTEEAMKRGSLQSLIGTIIEAQKIANLPLWLCGGDSELLFKALRHQGIEVHHYPNLALEGMIDIQKNYSIPKSERI from the coding sequence TTGATTGGTAACAGTAGATGGCATTGGGCTGAACTACGTGATGGGCAATGGGCCTATCAACACAAAGAACCTAACCCCACAAAACTTAAATCATTCAACTTCTCGACATTGACCTGGGCAGCAGTAGGAGTAATACCAAACAACATTAATCTTCCTATTAGGAATAAATTAGCCATCACTGATGTGCCCTTAAAGGAATTACCTTCTTGGATTGGCATTGATAGAGCCCTGGCCAGTTGGGGAGCACTTATAAGAGCAAAATCATTAAAAACAACCTTCACCGGCTTACTCGTTGCTGATGCTGGGACAGTACTAAGTATTACAAGAATCACTCAAGATGGCTCTTTTTTAGGAGGCCAATTGGCAGCTGGCTTTCGCCTCCAACTGAAAGCTATGTCAACAGGAACTGTACAGCTCAATGATCCCGGGAATGGAATAATCATGGACAACCCATTTCCTTCTAAAACCGAAGAAGCAATGAAGCGTGGTTCTCTTCAATCTCTAATTGGAACAATAATAGAGGCACAAAAAATAGCAAATCTACCTCTATGGCTATGCGGTGGAGATAGTGAGCTTTTATTCAAGGCTCTTAGGCACCAAGGTATTGAGGTACATCATTATCCAAACCTTGCCTTAGAAGGCATGATTGATATACAAAAGAATTATTCAATACCTAAGTCTGAAAGAATTTGA
- a CDS encoding phosphoadenylyl-sulfate reductase encodes MEVPLKVPLKKARAHLEGLTAQERIKWAIDEFGQNFALTTSFGIQSSVLLHMVKKVQGNAVVPIIWVDTGYLPVETYLYADQLTQLLDLKVTTFQSQISPARMEALHGKLWETNSVEDLEKYHLLRKVKPMEQALNDFKVHCWASGVRSSQTDLRKSMTHLDPLRGRLSLRPLLDWTPKEVFYYMEEHQLPQHPLFEKGYSTVGDWHSSAPDGSDTSGRQTRFGGLKQECGLHVPDVMGEGLMGEGI; translated from the coding sequence ATGGAAGTTCCATTAAAAGTACCTCTAAAAAAGGCCAGAGCACATTTGGAAGGACTTACAGCACAAGAAAGAATTAAATGGGCAATCGACGAATTCGGCCAAAATTTTGCCTTAACAACCAGCTTTGGGATCCAATCCTCCGTTCTTTTGCACATGGTGAAAAAGGTGCAGGGAAACGCAGTTGTTCCAATTATTTGGGTTGATACAGGTTATTTACCCGTAGAGACCTATCTATATGCTGATCAACTTACACAATTGTTAGACCTAAAAGTCACAACATTTCAAAGCCAAATCTCCCCTGCTCGCATGGAAGCATTACATGGAAAACTGTGGGAAACAAACTCGGTAGAAGATCTTGAGAAATATCATCTACTGCGCAAAGTTAAGCCAATGGAACAAGCTCTTAATGACTTTAAAGTGCACTGCTGGGCAAGTGGCGTAAGAAGTTCACAAACAGACCTGAGGAAATCAATGACACATTTAGATCCACTTCGAGGCCGCCTTTCTCTAAGACCACTTCTTGATTGGACACCTAAGGAAGTCTTTTATTACATGGAAGAACATCAACTCCCACAACACCCGCTCTTTGAAAAAGGATATTCAACAGTAGGGGACTGGCATTCGAGCGCTCCGGATGGCAGTGACACATCAGGTCGTCAAACGCGTTTTGGTGGCCTTAAACAAGAATGTGGCCTTCACGTGCCAGACGTTATGGGTGAAGGCTTGATGGGAGAAGGAATCTGA
- a CDS encoding DUF4912 domain-containing protein: MTEELNTLSRLTLRQLRHKASDLGVSLYSRKSKATLIKEIFNLEQKKNAVDHSFNSFWRAPAKKDPELGGYNDPQGGSKVVFLPRDPEWSYVFWEISESDRKRALARGASRLCLRLSDVTGITDGTAHPHALQEVQVDSHNTEWYLPIPMSDREYRVELGYRLANTWISLAFSSVAKVPSLHPSSQILDQFVPFSLESTASPVSAPITPSTPESKDIGLHERLYQSATSHYRKTRVGSEEFQEHEFAEGGLNQSGAGLWASGRNESGIGGVVPRNRSLWLVADSELIVYGATDPAARLTIGGEEVPLSSDGTFRLQVPFRDGQQEYPIEATVTDGSQKRNITMKFQRDTPVDNTNPKEQSQAEWF; this comes from the coding sequence GTGACTGAAGAGCTGAATACCCTGTCACGTTTAACGTTGCGTCAGCTTCGCCATAAGGCTAGTGATTTAGGAGTGTCTTTATATAGTCGTAAAAGCAAAGCGACCTTAATAAAAGAGATCTTCAATCTTGAGCAAAAAAAGAATGCTGTAGATCATTCCTTTAATTCGTTTTGGAGGGCACCAGCCAAAAAGGATCCTGAATTAGGTGGTTATAACGATCCCCAAGGGGGGAGCAAAGTTGTTTTTCTTCCTAGAGATCCTGAGTGGTCATATGTGTTTTGGGAGATTTCTGAGTCAGATCGCAAGCGAGCTTTAGCGAGAGGTGCAAGTCGCCTATGTCTGCGTTTGTCAGATGTCACAGGTATTACTGATGGCACTGCCCATCCACATGCTCTTCAGGAGGTTCAGGTTGATAGCCATAACACAGAGTGGTACCTGCCGATCCCAATGAGTGATCGTGAGTATCGAGTGGAACTTGGCTATCGCTTAGCTAATACTTGGATTTCTTTGGCTTTTTCTTCAGTAGCCAAGGTCCCATCCCTACATCCAAGTAGCCAAATATTGGATCAATTTGTTCCGTTTAGCTTGGAGTCAACTGCGAGCCCAGTTAGTGCCCCTATTACTCCATCAACTCCTGAATCGAAAGATATTGGCTTACACGAGAGGCTCTATCAAAGTGCCACTAGTCATTATCGTAAAACTCGAGTTGGCTCAGAAGAGTTTCAGGAGCATGAATTTGCAGAAGGAGGACTGAATCAGTCAGGAGCTGGCCTTTGGGCTAGTGGTCGTAATGAGTCTGGCATTGGTGGTGTTGTGCCTAGGAACCGGTCTCTTTGGCTTGTGGCAGATTCAGAATTAATTGTTTATGGAGCAACAGATCCTGCTGCACGATTAACTATTGGTGGAGAAGAAGTTCCTCTTTCTAGTGACGGTACTTTTAGATTGCAAGTTCCTTTTAGAGATGGTCAACAGGAATATCCAATAGAGGCTACGGTTACTGATGGTTCTCAAAAGCGAAATATCACGATGAAATTTCAGAGAGACACACCTGTAGATAATACAAATCCTAAGGAACAATCTCAGGCTGAATGGTTTTAA
- a CDS encoding alpha-D-glucose phosphate-specific phosphoglucomutase, with product MENFNPVARTIRFNVPFKDQKPGTSGLRKSTKQFLEPHYLESFVESIFRTIHGVNGGTLVLGGDGRYGNRRAIDIILRMAAAHGFKKVITTIDGILSTPAASHLIRTTKAVGGIILSASHNSGGLDGDFGVKVNGSNGGPASESLTNSIFDCTKDLEDYVILECPAISLDAPGKYLIGAMEVEVIDGVKDYLDLMQGIFDFDRISNLITQDFPIVFDALHAVTGPYAVRLFEQILGAPSGTVRNGLPLEDFGGGHPDPNLTYANELANLLLNGSSYSFGAACDGDGDRNMILGKACFVNPSDSLAVLAANAHLVPAYSRGLSGVARSMPTSSAVDVVAKKLDIPCFETPTGWKFFGNLLDAGQITLCGEESFGTGSDHVREKDGLWAVLFWLQILAERNCSVAEIMNAHWINYGRHYYSRHDYEEIPLEVAHGLYERMEGLLSNLEGNLFAGKIVKKADNFSYTDPVDKSITSAQGLRVLLEDGSRVMLRLSGTGTKGATLRLYLEKYLVDKENLSRNPQEVLSDLIREIDALAEIGQRTGMDKPTVIT from the coding sequence ATGGAAAATTTCAACCCCGTTGCAAGGACTATTCGGTTCAATGTTCCTTTTAAGGATCAGAAGCCAGGAACCTCTGGCTTAAGAAAGAGTACTAAGCAGTTTTTAGAGCCACACTATCTTGAGAGTTTTGTTGAATCGATATTTAGGACTATTCATGGAGTGAATGGCGGGACTCTTGTGTTAGGGGGTGATGGAAGATATGGCAATAGACGCGCCATTGATATCATTCTGAGGATGGCTGCCGCACACGGCTTTAAGAAGGTAATTACAACTATTGATGGTATTCTTTCGACACCTGCTGCTTCACATTTAATAAGGACCACAAAAGCTGTTGGTGGGATAATTCTCTCTGCTAGTCACAATTCAGGAGGTTTGGACGGAGATTTTGGGGTAAAAGTAAATGGCTCTAATGGCGGACCAGCATCTGAATCTTTAACTAATTCTATTTTTGATTGTACTAAAGATTTAGAAGACTACGTTATCCTTGAATGTCCTGCCATCTCATTAGATGCACCTGGAAAGTATTTGATAGGAGCTATGGAAGTAGAGGTGATTGATGGTGTGAAAGATTATCTAGATTTAATGCAAGGTATATTCGATTTTGATCGCATTAGTAACCTAATAACGCAAGATTTTCCAATTGTATTTGATGCGCTACATGCAGTCACTGGACCATATGCTGTTCGTTTATTTGAGCAAATATTGGGTGCTCCCTCTGGCACTGTGCGGAATGGTTTGCCTTTAGAAGATTTTGGAGGTGGACATCCAGATCCAAACCTTACCTATGCAAATGAATTGGCGAATCTTTTATTAAATGGCTCTAGTTATTCTTTTGGGGCTGCCTGTGATGGAGATGGAGATCGAAATATGATTCTTGGAAAAGCCTGCTTTGTTAATCCTAGCGATAGTCTTGCAGTTCTGGCTGCAAATGCACACTTGGTCCCGGCCTATTCAAGGGGTCTCTCTGGTGTGGCTCGTTCTATGCCAACCAGTTCAGCTGTAGATGTAGTTGCGAAAAAACTTGATATTCCATGCTTTGAAACACCAACTGGATGGAAGTTTTTTGGGAATCTGCTGGATGCCGGTCAAATCACTCTGTGTGGTGAGGAAAGTTTTGGTACTGGGAGTGATCATGTGCGAGAGAAAGATGGCTTATGGGCAGTGCTATTTTGGCTGCAAATCCTTGCCGAAAGGAATTGTTCCGTCGCAGAAATAATGAATGCTCATTGGATTAACTATGGCCGTCATTATTATTCACGCCATGATTATGAGGAGATACCATTAGAAGTTGCACATGGTTTATATGAGCGAATGGAAGGACTACTTTCTAACTTGGAAGGAAATTTATTTGCAGGTAAAATAGTTAAAAAGGCAGATAACTTTAGCTATACTGACCCAGTTGACAAATCTATAACTAGCGCTCAAGGCCTAAGAGTTTTATTAGAAGATGGAAGTCGAGTTATGTTGCGACTTTCTGGTACAGGAACAAAAGGAGCAACCTTAAGATTATATCTTGAGAAGTATTTGGTGGATAAGGAAAATCTTTCTCGTAACCCTCAAGAAGTCCTCTCTGATCTTATTAGGGAGATTGATGCCTTGGCTGAAATTGGTCAACGAACAGGAATGGATAAACCTACAGTAATCACCTGA